In Silene latifolia isolate original U9 population chromosome X, ASM4854445v1, whole genome shotgun sequence, the following proteins share a genomic window:
- the LOC141623297 gene encoding uncharacterized protein LOC141623297, protein MVEVIKEIGVPSYQLMPMVWKVVCSVEYLCKKHNISFSLDDLKTNYAVKTNSPGRISFKVRASTTAFLSNLDSGHDKNWAAGYMFIRTNFVGPDLAYLNYEACVAVDDWVTEIEYPTANIYAFLAIPPLERSWPLCCGAGHLPRCLKADGTARVPKPSKAVSASTSATRSSTRLARFGMADLKIKEEGSQGGGDAEPVIDLTDLPDAS, encoded by the exons ATGGTAGAGGTTATTAAAGAAATTGGCGTCCCTTCTTATCAactgatgcctatggtgtggaaaGTGGTCTGCTCCGTTGAGTATCTCtgcaaaaaacacaatatttcgtTTTCCCTTGATGACCTGAAGACCAATTATGCTGTCAAGACCAATAGCCCTGGCCGTATAAGCTTTAAGGTCAGGGCTTCCACTACTGCCTTTCTCAGCAATCTGGACAGTGGTCATGACAAGAattgggctgctgggtacatgtttatcaggaccaattTTGTGGGTCCTGATCTGGCATATTTGAACTATGAAGCTTGTGTTGCTG ttgatgactgggttactgaaaTTGAGTACCCTACTGCAAACATttatgctttccttgctattcctcctttggagagatcttggcctctctgttgtggggctGGCCATCTTCCTCGCTGCTTGAAGGCTGATGGTACTGCTAGGGTGCCTAAACCTTCAAAGGCTGTTAGTGCTTCCACTTCAG CTACcaggtcatctactcgccttgccagatttggtatggctgaccttaaGATTAAGGAGGAGGGCTCCCAGGGAGGCGGAGATGCGGAGCCTGTTATTGATTTAACTGATTTGCCTGATGCTTCCTAG
- the LOC141617330 gene encoding uncharacterized protein LOC141617330, whose translation MKLLISLLMYASDLYNVTSDAPGLPLQIQTPNKKRRLSRQQNRLPAARRDQPIPTTQLRLPKVGACTKCLEKRLAYEPPAFCSADGTIQLPTNEYPPLLVRLYPSPDEDAVHFRTYARMYNNLFAFSSIGGDYHANTYKGIYVFQFHGQIYHHVPNLHPNDGKLKYLQLYFYDGQHEALNRRQCFPEVREDIIHILIQITQNNPYARFFRSLRDLPLTEKSQILISRHTVLDQRVYNAPTSDEVVIIWSESSSSSESNSPHIIVTSNDNTTHRIMHYYGCYDPLQYPLLFPAGECGWVQGLRKAKPNPDPSTAESSRSLPAQHKQTVQGLLDGELIRAGEGAWVSPESKYKVISCRRYYCYKLQIRPGNMLLRAGRCFQRYIVEFQKRGLPHVHFLIILKDGHKLKCAADYDNFVSAEIPTTANPSLHVIVLKHMMHSPCGKLNPECSCMKHAQTPGQCKYEYVPKVLHI comes from the exons ATGAAACTCTTAATATCTTTGCTTATGTATGCTTCTGACCTTTACAATGTTACTAGCGATGCACCAGGATTGCCGCTGCAAATCCAAACACCAAACAAAAAAAGAAGGCTGAGTAGGCAACAGAACA gGTTACCTGCAGCGCGCAGGGACCAACCAATACCTACAACGCAGCTTAGGTTGCCAAAAGTTGGGGCTTGTACTAAATGCCTAGAGAAGAGACTAGCATATGAACCTCCAGCCTTTTGCTCTGCTGATGGCACTATACAGTTACCAACCAATGAGTACCCTCCTTTATTGGTACGGTTATATCCTTCTCCTGATGAAGATGCTGTTCATTTTCGCACGTATGCACGAATGTACAATAACCTTTTTGCCTTCAGCTCTATTGGTGGAGATTATCATGCAAATACATATAAAGGTATTTACGTTTTCCAGTTTCATGGCCAGATCTATCATCATGTACCAAATTTGCATCCCAATGACGGAAAACTCAAATATTTACAACTCTATTTTTATGACGGCCAACATGAAGCTCTAAATCGTAGACAATGCTTTCCTGAAGTAAGAGAAGATATAATTCATATCTTGATTCAAATAACCCAGAACAACCCATATGCACGCTTTTTCCGTTCCTTAAGAGATTTACCTCTCACTGAGAAATCTCAAATATTAATTAGCAGGCACACTGTTTTGGACCAGCGGGTGTATAACGCACCCACCTCTGATGAGGTGGTTATTATTTGGTCTGAAAGTTCATCTTCAAGCGAGTCTAATAGCCCGCATATAATTGTAACTAGCAATGATAATACAACTCATAGGATCATGCACTATTATGGGTGCTATGATCCTTTGCAATACCCATTGTTGTTTCCTGCTGGTGAATGCGGGTGGGTACAAGGCCTTCGAAAAGCTAAGCCAAATCCGGATCCTTCAACGGCCGAGTCATCACGTAGTTTGCCTGCACAACATAAGCAAACTGTTCAGGGTTTGTTAGATGGGGAGCTAATCC GTGCAGGAGAAGGTGCATGGGTGAGTCCTGAATCTAAGTACAAGGTTATATCATGTCGGCGGTACTATTGTTACAAACTGCAGATCCGTCCAGGAAACATGCTGCTAAGGGCTGGCCGCTGTTTTCAGCGATATATAGTTGAATTTCAGAAAAGAGGGCTGCCACATGTCCACTTTCTAATAATCCTCAAAGACGGGCATAAGCTAAAGTGTGCAGCTGATTATGATAATTTTGTGTCCGCTGAAATCCCAACAACGGCTAATCCCTCTTTGCATGTAATTGTGCTAAAGCACATGATGCACAGTCCTTGTGGTAAGCTTAACCCAGAATGTTCTTGTATGAAACATGCGCAAACGCCTGGCCAGTGTAAGTATGAGTACGTACCCAAAGTCCTTCACATCTAA